From Mustela nigripes isolate SB6536 chromosome 13, MUSNIG.SB6536, whole genome shotgun sequence, one genomic window encodes:
- the ELL3 gene encoding RNA polymerase II elongation factor ELL3 isoform X2 translates to MEGPEELLSGKLQLCFTPAAGTSLLMFRLNDAVLRALQECRRQQVRPVIAFQGNRGYLRFPGPGWSCLFSFLVSQCGQEGPGGSLDLVCQRLGRSEPNQLHCLGPLRDRLTIWAAMDSIPAPSIVQRHNLMDRIRDPESWQNTGDYSEEDTVSQPQMALKEVPDPLASSQGRSLPGSSKEHMTQWEVRNQTYLPNREPDQALTSASQKHLDKKRPASTTTLGLEEKRLRTLPLAPSPLQGLPSQDLQEGEDWEQEDKDEDMGPRLEHSPSVQADSESPSPEEVPDYVLQYRAICSAEQQHAYEQDFETDYTEYRILHARVGAASQRFIELGAEIKRVQRGTPEHKVLEEKIVQEYRKFRKRYPGYREEKRRCEYLHQKLSHIKGLILEFEEKNRES, encoded by the exons ATGGAGGGACCCGAGGAGCTTCTGAGTGGGAAGCTCCAGCTCTGCTTCACCCCCGCTGCCGGGACTAGCCTCCTGATGTTCAGGCTCAACGACGCGGTGCTGCGGGCACTGCAGGAGTGTCGGCGGCAACAG GTTCGGCCAGTGATCGCTTTCCAAGGCAACCGAGGG TATCTGAGGTTCCCAGGCCCTGGCTGGtcctgcctcttctccttcttAGTGTCCCAGTGTGGCCAGGAGGGCCCTGGAGGTAGCTTGGACCTTGTGTGCCAACGCTTAGGCAG ATCTGAGCCTAACCAGCTCCACTGCCTGGGCCCACTCAGGGATCGCCTCACTATTTGGGCAGCCATGGATTCCATCCCAGCCCCATCTATAGTTCAGAGACATAATCTGATGGACCGCATCAGAGATCCTGAGAGTTGGCAGAACACAGGAGACTATTCTGAAGAAGACACAGTTTCACAGCCACAGATGGCGCTAAAAGAG GTGCCAGATCCACTGGCAAGCAGCCAAGGACGGTCACTCCCAGGATCCTCAAAGGAACACATGACACAGTGGGAAGTGAG AAACCAGACCTATCTTCCAAACAGAGAACCTGATCAGGCACTGACTTCTGCTAGCCAGAAACATTTGGACAAG AAGCGTCCGGCATCTACAACCACTCTAGGACTAGAAGAAAAGAGACTCAGAACTCTGCCTTTAGCTCCAAGTCCCCTACAAGGGCTGCCCAGTCAGGACCTGCAAGAGGGAGAAGACTGGGAACAAGAGGATAAGGATGAAGACATGGGCCCCAGGTTGGAACACAGTCCCTCAGTTCAAGCTG ATTCTGAATCCCCAAGCCCTGAAGAGGTACCAGATTATGTCCT GCAATACAGGGCCATCTGCAGTGCAGAGCAGCAACATGCTTATGAGCAGGACTTTGAGACAGATTATACTGAATACCGCATCCTACATGCTCGTGTTGGGGCTGCAAGCCAAAGGTTCATAGAGCTGGGAGCGGAGATCAAGAGAGTTCAGCGAGGAACTCCAGAACACAAG gtactggaagaaaaaatagtcCAGGAATATAGAAAGTTCAGGAAG CGGTACCCAGGTTATAGGGAAGAAAAGCGTCGCTGTGAGTACCTGCATCAGAAATTGTCCCACATTAAAGGTCTCATCCTGGAGTTTGAGGAAAAGAACAGGGAAAGCTGA
- the ELL3 gene encoding RNA polymerase II elongation factor ELL3 isoform X1 — translation MYRWWWWRPLPVVLVLRALDIAAMEGPEELLSGKLQLCFTPAAGTSLLMFRLNDAVLRALQECRRQQVRPVIAFQGNRGYLRFPGPGWSCLFSFLVSQCGQEGPGGSLDLVCQRLGRSEPNQLHCLGPLRDRLTIWAAMDSIPAPSIVQRHNLMDRIRDPESWQNTGDYSEEDTVSQPQMALKEVPDPLASSQGRSLPGSSKEHMTQWEVRNQTYLPNREPDQALTSASQKHLDKKRPASTTTLGLEEKRLRTLPLAPSPLQGLPSQDLQEGEDWEQEDKDEDMGPRLEHSPSVQADSESPSPEEVPDYVLQYRAICSAEQQHAYEQDFETDYTEYRILHARVGAASQRFIELGAEIKRVQRGTPEHKVLEEKIVQEYRKFRKRYPGYREEKRRCEYLHQKLSHIKGLILEFEEKNRES, via the exons atgtatag gtggtggtggtggcggcccTTGCCTGTGGTTCTTGTTCTGCGTGCGCTAGACATCGCAGCCATGGAGGGACCCGAGGAGCTTCTGAGTGGGAAGCTCCAGCTCTGCTTCACCCCCGCTGCCGGGACTAGCCTCCTGATGTTCAGGCTCAACGACGCGGTGCTGCGGGCACTGCAGGAGTGTCGGCGGCAACAG GTTCGGCCAGTGATCGCTTTCCAAGGCAACCGAGGG TATCTGAGGTTCCCAGGCCCTGGCTGGtcctgcctcttctccttcttAGTGTCCCAGTGTGGCCAGGAGGGCCCTGGAGGTAGCTTGGACCTTGTGTGCCAACGCTTAGGCAG ATCTGAGCCTAACCAGCTCCACTGCCTGGGCCCACTCAGGGATCGCCTCACTATTTGGGCAGCCATGGATTCCATCCCAGCCCCATCTATAGTTCAGAGACATAATCTGATGGACCGCATCAGAGATCCTGAGAGTTGGCAGAACACAGGAGACTATTCTGAAGAAGACACAGTTTCACAGCCACAGATGGCGCTAAAAGAG GTGCCAGATCCACTGGCAAGCAGCCAAGGACGGTCACTCCCAGGATCCTCAAAGGAACACATGACACAGTGGGAAGTGAG AAACCAGACCTATCTTCCAAACAGAGAACCTGATCAGGCACTGACTTCTGCTAGCCAGAAACATTTGGACAAG AAGCGTCCGGCATCTACAACCACTCTAGGACTAGAAGAAAAGAGACTCAGAACTCTGCCTTTAGCTCCAAGTCCCCTACAAGGGCTGCCCAGTCAGGACCTGCAAGAGGGAGAAGACTGGGAACAAGAGGATAAGGATGAAGACATGGGCCCCAGGTTGGAACACAGTCCCTCAGTTCAAGCTG ATTCTGAATCCCCAAGCCCTGAAGAGGTACCAGATTATGTCCT GCAATACAGGGCCATCTGCAGTGCAGAGCAGCAACATGCTTATGAGCAGGACTTTGAGACAGATTATACTGAATACCGCATCCTACATGCTCGTGTTGGGGCTGCAAGCCAAAGGTTCATAGAGCTGGGAGCGGAGATCAAGAGAGTTCAGCGAGGAACTCCAGAACACAAG gtactggaagaaaaaatagtcCAGGAATATAGAAAGTTCAGGAAG CGGTACCCAGGTTATAGGGAAGAAAAGCGTCGCTGTGAGTACCTGCATCAGAAATTGTCCCACATTAAAGGTCTCATCCTGGAGTTTGAGGAAAAGAACAGGGAAAGCTGA